The following is a genomic window from Pirellulales bacterium.
TCGGCACCATCCACAATGTTCTCCACAACGCGGTGGCTCAAGCGCGCGAGGCCAACGCGCGGCCGGATTTGTCGCGGGTCCGAATCGATGCCGCTCAATAGGCCGGCGTAGTCGTGCAATTCGCGTGATCGGCTTTTCCTGCTCGACGCCGGGGGCCAGACTTACTGGGGCGACCAGTTCGTCAACCACGGCGCCCAAAATGAAACCGTGGTCGGCGGCTTCCTCGGTTCGCCGGAATACGACGCGAGCGCGACCCGCGGGCAAAGCAACCGCGCCCTCTGGGTCGAGAGCGCGATCGAGGAGGTCTTTCATCGGACCGCGACACAGAGCGACGTCGCTTTCTGGGAAAGCCTGATGCAATGAATCCGCCGGCCAACGCGGCCAGGATCCCACCGATGAACTATTCAGCCCGTAATCTGGCATTTCCACGTCGACGTGCCAAGCGTGTGGCGGACGACATGTTATAATAAGTTCGCTTGATCGAGGATCTTTTCTATGGCTGTGCCGCTTTCTACAAACCGGTTTGTTTCCGTGGAACCGTCGCCCGTGGTTCTGCCGCTGGAGAACGGCGATCATCTGACGCGCGCCGAGTTCGAGCGCCGCTACATGGCCATGCTTCGCGGCGACAAACGGCAGGTCAAGGCCGTCGCCGAGAGCGGTCTGGCCTCCGCGGCGCACGTGCGGTTCGTGGCCGCGCTCGAGAAGCGATTGAGACGGACCGAGTTCCAACGCAAGCCACGCGAGCACTAACCTATGTCTTTCATCCCCCGAACCACAAGAATCTCGCTGACCATCCTGCTCTGGTTTGCCGCCACGCTCACCGCCCGCGCCGACGATCGCCCCAACGTGATCCTGATCATGCTCGACGACCTCGGCAGCGTTGATCTGGGTTGCTACGGCGCCGCCGATCTGCACACGCCCAACGCCGATGCCCTGGCCGCACGGGGAGTGCGCTTCACGCAGTTCTATTCGGCCGCTCCGGTCTGCTCGCCTTCGCGGGCCGGCACGCTCACGGGCCGCTGGCCGGTGCGGGCGGGCGTGCCGAGTAACTGCGCCTCGCAAAAGGGTGGCAAAGGGGCGCTGCCGCCCGGCGAAGTCACGATGGGCGAAATGTTCCGCGCCGCCGGCTATGCCACCGCGCACATCGGCAAGTGGCACGTCGGTTATACGCCCGAAACATCGCCCCGCGCCCAGGGCTTTTTACACAGCTTCGGCCACATGGGCGGCTGCATCGACAACTACTCGCACTTCTTCTACTGGAACGGCCCCAACGTCCACGACCTGTGGCGGAACGAAGCCGAGGTGTTCTACAACGGCCGCTTCTTTCCCGACCTGATGGTCGAGGAGGCAGGCCGCTTCATCGACGAGCACCGCGACGGGCCGTTCTTCATGTACTACGCGATGAACGTGCCGCACTATCCATATCAAGGCGACGAGAAGTGGCTGAAGCGGTTTCGCGACCTGCCCTATCCCCGCAACTTGTACGCGGCCTTCGTGGCGGCGCTCGACGAGCGGCTGGGACAGCTCCTCGCCAAGCTCGAATCGCTGGGGCTGAGCCAGCGGACGATCATCGCCATGCAAAGCGACAACGGGCACTCGACCGAGGAGCGGGCGCATTTCGGCGGCGGCAGTGCGGGCAAATACCGCGGCGCCAAGTTCAGCATGTTCGAAGGGGGAATCCGCTTGCCGTGCATCGTCTCGTGGCCCGGCAAGCTGCCGCGCGATGAGTCGCGCGACCAGCTTGCCCATGCCTGCGACCTGCTGCCCACGTTGGCCGAGCTGGCCGGCGTGCCGACGCCCAACGTGCATCTCGACGGCCGCAGCCTGGCCGCCGTGTTGCGTGATTCGTCGGCCGCCACTCCGCACGTCGAGCGGGCGCTGCACTGGCAGGTGGGTGAAGGACCGAGCGCCGACTGGGCCGTGCGCGAGGGCGATTGGAAGCTGATCGGCCGGACGCGCGACACCACTCGGGCCGACAAAGGTGCCCAGGTCGTTACGATCTTTCTGGCGAACGTGAGGACCGATCCCAGCGAGACGACCAATCTCGCCGAAACGCATGCCGACGTCGTCAGCCGGCTAAAAAGGCTGCACGACGAACACCTGGGCAAGTCCGCAGCCGGTCTGTAGCAAACGGCCGCTGTGGCGTTCCGCGGAGCGTGGGCACGCCAATTGCCCTATTTTCCCGGCGGGGCCTCAATTCGAAGGGAGACATTGCCATGAGAGAAGCACGCATTACCTTACCGGAACTCGGCTTGATTGCCGGCACACGCGGGGCATTGGGGGCGGGCGTCGGTCTGCTGCTGGCCGATTGTTTGACGCACGAGCAGCGGAAGGCGGTCGGCTGGACGCTGTTCCTGGTGGGCGCAATCAGCACAGTGCCGCTCGCTTTCGAAGTTTTGGGAAAAGGAGGATGGCATGATACGCAAGCTCAAATCAGGTGAATATCGGCTCTATTCGCGGAAGATCGATCCGGGCACCGGCCATCGCCGCAATCTGGGCACTTTCGACTCGCGCGAAAAGGCGGTCCAGCACGAACGCGAGATTCAGTTCTTCAAACGCCGCGGCTAGCGGTCTCGTAGGGTGGGACCAGCGAGCTTGCGAGCGCCGGCCCACCATCCTCAAGACCATAGGAACTTAGGCAATAGGCGTTGGGCGTTAGGGCATTATTAGAGGACCGCACCTAAAGCCTAACGCCCATCGCCTAAGGCCTCCATTACGGTGGGCCGGCGCTCGCAAGCTCGCTGGTCCCACCCTACCAGCTTAAGCGCTTCCACCCTTGCCCAACCGTCGCGGCCCGGCTACAATCACCTAATGATTTAGGTGTTCGAGGAGGTGCCACTTGTCCGAAGCAACGCCCAGCGGCCGCGAGCTGGAGATTCTCAAGGTTCTGTGGGACATCGGCCCGGCCAGCGTGCGCGAGGTGCATGAGCGAATGTGCCCCGGCGGCGAGCTGGCCTATAACACAGTGCAGACGCTGCTGCGGATTATGGACGAGAAAGGACTGGTCGCGCACCGCACTCGCGGCCGGACTTTTGTTTACGCCGCCCGT
Proteins encoded in this region:
- a CDS encoding sulfatase-like hydrolase/transferase, whose amino-acid sequence is MSFIPRTTRISLTILLWFAATLTARADDRPNVILIMLDDLGSVDLGCYGAADLHTPNADALAARGVRFTQFYSAAPVCSPSRAGTLTGRWPVRAGVPSNCASQKGGKGALPPGEVTMGEMFRAAGYATAHIGKWHVGYTPETSPRAQGFLHSFGHMGGCIDNYSHFFYWNGPNVHDLWRNEAEVFYNGRFFPDLMVEEAGRFIDEHRDGPFFMYYAMNVPHYPYQGDEKWLKRFRDLPYPRNLYAAFVAALDERLGQLLAKLESLGLSQRTIIAMQSDNGHSTEERAHFGGGSAGKYRGAKFSMFEGGIRLPCIVSWPGKLPRDESRDQLAHACDLLPTLAELAGVPTPNVHLDGRSLAAVLRDSSAATPHVERALHWQVGEGPSADWAVREGDWKLIGRTRDTTRADKGAQVVTIFLANVRTDPSETTNLAETHADVVSRLKRLHDEHLGKSAAGL
- a CDS encoding BlaI/MecI/CopY family transcriptional regulator, which codes for MSEATPSGRELEILKVLWDIGPASVREVHERMCPGGELAYNTVQTLLRIMDEKGLVAHRTRGRTFVYAARRSRDDEASRLLRRLFDGAVEQCVVSLLNAADSSAEELKRLEKLIADARRRKQAGQKGAQP